From Arachis stenosperma cultivar V10309 chromosome 2, arast.V10309.gnm1.PFL2, whole genome shotgun sequence, one genomic window encodes:
- the LOC130963719 gene encoding dynamin-related protein 12A-like, which produces MWQVKFHCEEMAATTEMSMSLFKGAYLVTTFQFHKIDEGREYAEFMHFPRKKFTEFVTVWQEISDETDRETGRSKGISSVPIHLSIYSPHGYYRGSTR; this is translated from the exons ATGTGGCAAGTGAAATTTCATTGCGAAGAGATGGCAGCGACGACAGAAATGTCAATGTCTTTGTTCAAAGGAG CTTATCTAGTGACCACTTTTCAATTCCATAAGATTGATGAAGGGAGGGAGTATGCAGAGTTTATGCATTTTCCAAGGAAGAAGTTTACTGAGTTTG TTACTGTTTGGCAAGAGATCTCTGATGAGACTGACAGAGAAACTGGTCGCTCCAAGGGCATTTCTTCTGTTCCTATCCATCTTAGTATCTACTCCCCTCATG GTTATTATAGAGGGTCAACCAGATAG